The nucleotide sequence GGCCGTGCCGGTATCGCTGTCGTTCGGCGCCTGGCACCACATACGGCTCTTCGGCCTGAGCATCTTCGGCGTGATGGACTATCTGACCAGCAGCCTCGCGCTACCGATCGGCAGCCTGATGACCGCGCTTTGCGTCGGCTGGGTGGTGCGCGGAGCGGCGATCGACGAATTAACCAATCACGGCCGGATCGCCGCGGGATGGGCGCCGGTATGGCTGTTTTTCATACGCTACATCGCGCCGATCGGCATCGTCTGGATTTTGATCCAGGGCGTGTTCGGTCTCTGACACCACCGCTTGCATCCAGAATTGATTACCCTAACGTATCGCCAATCCCGGACTGATAGCGAGGAACGATAATGCGCCGCGACACCCCCGCCCCGGTCGGTGTGCTGTTCACCAATCTGGGCAGCCCGGACGATACCTCGGTGCCCGCGGTCCGACGCTATCTGCGCGAGTTTCTCAGCGATCGCCGCGTGATCGATCTCAACCGGGCGCTTTGGCTGCCGATTCTGTACGGCATCATCCTGACGTTCCGGCCCCGGAAATCGGCCGAGGGCTATCGCTCGGTCTGGATGGACGAAGGCTCGCCGCTGATCGTGTACGCCCGGCGCCAGGTGGCCGGCATCCAGGCCCGCCTGGATGCGCAATTGTCGCGGCCGGTGCACGTGGCGCTCGGCATGCGCTACGGCAACCCCTCGATCGAGTCGGGCCTTGAGGAGCTGCATGCCGCCGGCTGCCGGAAGATCCTGATCCTGCCGGCCTACCCGCAGTATTCCGCGACCACGGTCGCCACGACGTTCGACAAGGTCGGCGCCGTGCTCGAGCACTGGCCGGAGCCGCCGGCGCTGCGCCAGATCAATCGCTACCACGACGACCCGGGTTATATCGCCGCACTCGCGAACTCGGTGCGCGAACACTGGGCGCAACACGGCCGCGGCGACAGGCTGGTGATCTCGTTTCACGGCATCCCCAAGCGCTACGTGAAGCAGGGCGATCCCTACCCTCGCGACTGCGGCGTCACCGCGCAGTTGCTGGCGGCAGAACTGGGCCTGTCGCGCAATCAGTA is from Salinisphaera sp. LB1 and encodes:
- the hemH gene encoding ferrochelatase codes for the protein MRRDTPAPVGVLFTNLGSPDDTSVPAVRRYLREFLSDRRVIDLNRALWLPILYGIILTFRPRKSAEGYRSVWMDEGSPLIVYARRQVAGIQARLDAQLSRPVHVALGMRYGNPSIESGLEELHAAGCRKILILPAYPQYSATTVATTFDKVGAVLEHWPEPPALRQINRYHDDPGYIAALANSVREHWAQHGRGDRLVISFHGIPKRYVKQGDPYPRDCGVTAQLLAAELGLSRNQYKVCFQSRFGREPWLQPYLDETMKAWGADPDINTVDVICPGFSADCLETLEEIREENRGYFEQAGGQSLRYIPALNDRDEHIEMFARVIREELAGWV